One window from the genome of Bacillus weihaiensis encodes:
- the lexA gene encoding transcriptional repressor LexA — protein MTKLSKRQQDILSFIKDEVQKKGYPPSVREIGEAVGLASSSTVHGHLARLESKGLIRRDPTKPRAIEILEEEENLHIPKSNVINVPVIGKVTAGLPITAIENVDEYFPLPDRYVSDEENVFMLEIMGESMIEAGILDGDLVIVKQQQTANNGDIVVAMTEEDEATCKRFFKEKDFIRLQPENSTMEPIILRHVSILGKVIGVYRTIH, from the coding sequence ATGACGAAACTATCAAAAAGACAACAAGATATTTTAAGTTTTATAAAAGATGAAGTACAAAAGAAGGGCTATCCACCTTCTGTTAGAGAAATTGGAGAAGCTGTTGGACTCGCGTCAAGCTCAACTGTTCATGGACATTTAGCTAGACTTGAATCAAAAGGATTAATTAGACGAGATCCTACTAAACCACGTGCCATTGAAATACTTGAAGAGGAAGAAAATCTACACATTCCTAAAAGCAATGTTATAAATGTTCCTGTTATCGGTAAAGTAACTGCTGGCTTACCAATAACTGCTATTGAGAATGTTGATGAATATTTCCCATTGCCTGATCGTTATGTTTCAGATGAGGAAAATGTCTTTATGCTTGAAATTATGGGTGAAAGTATGATTGAAGCAGGTATTCTTGATGGTGATTTAGTCATTGTTAAGCAACAACAAACAGCGAATAACGGTGATATAGTAGTAGCTATGACTGAGGAAGACGAAGCAACATGTAAACGATTCTTCAAAGAAAAGGATTTCATACGTTTACAGCCAGAAAACTCGACGATGGAACCTATTATTTTACGTCATGTATCTATTCTCGGTAAAGTTATCGGTGTCTATAGAACGATTCATTAA
- a CDS encoding DUF896 domain-containing protein yields MLPQSKINRINELSKKSKETGLSEEEKKEQKLLREEYLHVFRSSMKDTLKGVTVVDPNGNDVTPQKIKDERKYDLQ; encoded by the coding sequence ATGTTACCACAGTCAAAAATAAATCGTATAAATGAATTATCAAAAAAGTCGAAAGAAACTGGTTTATCAGAAGAAGAGAAAAAAGAGCAAAAATTACTTCGTGAAGAATATTTACATGTCTTTCGATCTTCTATGAAGGATACTTTAAAAGGCGTAACAGTTGTAGATCCAAATGGAAACGATGTAACCCCACAGAAAATAAAAGATGAAAGAAAATATGATTTACAATAA
- a CDS encoding sugar phosphate isomerase/epimerase family protein has product MQKGKFGVQMMMLKGKVEELGAYETMKKIKDLGYQCVEVSQIPMTPENVAELKRASEDFNIEIAACSAALEPNMPGMPGETLATDFEKIVNDCKTLNCNFLRIGMLPLHLMGNKDKIMEFIQKAEAMAEKLAEHNIELYYHNHHIEFEQYDGETLLDIMKNHTSKIGFELDVHWIHRGGENPVDVINRFKNRTSLIHLKDYRIGHLDVKEEDLKDRGEFWTKFTNVIEFAEVGQGSLDFKEIIEAGLKSGSKYFLIEQDDTYGRDPFESLKISADYLCDLGYSDWF; this is encoded by the coding sequence ATGCAAAAAGGTAAATTTGGTGTACAAATGATGATGCTAAAAGGTAAGGTTGAAGAGCTAGGTGCCTATGAAACAATGAAAAAAATAAAAGATCTTGGCTACCAATGTGTAGAGGTATCACAAATTCCAATGACACCGGAAAATGTGGCTGAATTAAAAAGAGCTAGTGAAGATTTCAACATCGAAATTGCGGCATGTTCAGCAGCATTAGAGCCAAATATGCCAGGTATGCCCGGAGAAACGTTAGCAACTGATTTTGAAAAAATCGTAAATGATTGTAAAACATTAAATTGTAACTTCTTACGTATTGGAATGCTTCCATTACACTTAATGGGCAACAAAGATAAAATAATGGAATTTATTCAAAAAGCAGAAGCAATGGCTGAGAAATTAGCTGAGCATAATATTGAATTATATTACCATAACCACCATATCGAATTTGAACAATACGATGGAGAAACACTTTTAGATATCATGAAAAATCATACATCTAAAATAGGATTTGAATTAGATGTTCACTGGATACATAGAGGTGGAGAAAATCCCGTAGATGTGATCAATCGATTTAAAAACCGTACTTCCTTAATACATTTAAAAGATTACCGGATAGGTCACCTTGATGTGAAGGAAGAGGATTTAAAAGATCGAGGTGAATTTTGGACTAAATTCACAAATGTGATTGAATTTGCAGAAGTAGGTCAAGGTAGCTTGGATTTTAAGGAAATTATCGAAGCTGGTTTAAAAAGTGGATCGAAATACTTTTTAATAGAGCAGGATGATACGTATGGTCGTGATCCATTCGAGTCTTTAAAAATTTCTGCAGACTATTTGTGTGATCTTGGTTATTCAGATTGGTTTTAA
- a CDS encoding Gfo/Idh/MocA family protein, giving the protein MKKVRLGIIGIGIQGTSYADFIKEGRVKGMEIGAICDIDPTKKEIVSEKYPDVPFYENYIELLESGNVDAIITTVPHYLHPEIGIAALKRNIHALVEKPAGVYTQQVKELNDFAATKPELTFGIMFNQRTNPLYQKVKEIIENGEIGEIRRTNWMITTWWRPQGYYDLSEWRATWGGEGGGVLVNQAPHQLDLLQWICGMPKKVYSNVKYGYQRKIAVEDEVTAMLDYGNGATGVFITCTHDVVGTDRFEILGDKGKIVVDDSKKVTIKRLTQPESEMSATIPWGDVSKIFKGEGISKIYSEEVVEFESVWGAQHIEVLENFAENILEGTPLLAPGSDGINGVRLANAIHLSSWLGKEIEVPFDEDLFLDELNKRVTEEKTSLIKH; this is encoded by the coding sequence ATGAAAAAAGTAAGATTAGGTATTATTGGGATTGGCATTCAAGGTACAAGTTACGCTGACTTTATTAAAGAAGGCAGAGTAAAAGGAATGGAAATTGGTGCTATTTGTGATATCGATCCTACGAAAAAAGAAATTGTTTCAGAAAAGTATCCGGATGTTCCCTTTTATGAAAACTATATAGAGCTTCTTGAAAGCGGGAATGTGGATGCTATTATTACAACTGTTCCTCACTATTTACATCCAGAAATCGGAATTGCGGCATTAAAAAGAAATATCCATGCATTAGTTGAAAAGCCTGCTGGTGTTTATACACAGCAAGTAAAAGAATTAAATGATTTTGCTGCAACCAAACCAGAATTAACGTTCGGAATTATGTTCAATCAACGAACAAATCCACTTTATCAAAAAGTAAAAGAGATAATTGAAAATGGTGAAATTGGGGAAATCCGCCGTACAAACTGGATGATTACTACGTGGTGGAGACCTCAAGGTTATTATGATTTAAGTGAATGGAGAGCAACTTGGGGTGGAGAAGGCGGTGGTGTCCTTGTAAACCAAGCCCCACACCAATTAGATTTACTGCAATGGATTTGTGGTATGCCTAAAAAAGTCTACTCAAATGTGAAATATGGCTACCAAAGAAAGATTGCAGTGGAAGATGAAGTAACAGCCATGCTTGATTATGGAAATGGAGCTACTGGTGTATTCATCACATGCACACATGACGTTGTTGGGACAGACCGTTTTGAAATTTTAGGAGACAAAGGAAAAATTGTTGTTGATGACAGTAAAAAAGTAACGATTAAAAGACTCACTCAGCCTGAATCTGAAATGAGCGCAACGATTCCATGGGGAGACGTTTCTAAAATCTTCAAAGGTGAAGGAATTTCGAAAATCTACTCTGAAGAAGTAGTAGAGTTTGAAAGTGTATGGGGTGCTCAACATATCGAAGTACTAGAGAATTTTGCTGAAAACATTCTTGAAGGAACACCTCTATTAGCACCTGGTAGTGATGGGATCAATGGTGTTAGATTAGCAAATGCCATTCACCTATCAAGTTGGTTAGGGAAAGAAATTGAAGTTCCGTTTGATGAAGATTTATTCCTAGATGAATTGAATAAAAGAGTAACAGAAGAAAAAACGAGCTTAATTAAACATTAA
- a CDS encoding Gfo/Idh/MocA family protein, with protein sequence MLKVAVVGLGDISKIHIPAIQKNPYVELVAVCDIDESLAETVPGVQFYTDYHVMLDHEPLDCVHICLPHNLHLPATKACVEKGVHVLQEKPLALTTEEGLELVKLEKQNPNVKICICHQNRYNETFEMLKKIVQSGAYGKIVGIKGLVTWFRPKSYYDVKPWRGRMKYAGGGVMINQSIHTLDLIQLLGGEIESIKGSITQLLDYGIEVEDTAVANITFKNGATGLFFATNSNAENSSVELQVTFEKGKFIIKDSILTKVDEDGKKEDIIEDAKLPGTKFYYGASHLKIIDTFYSCIRNNTQDYVHVEDALTSIEIIDAIRQSSELNKSIVMEGNQYAKR encoded by the coding sequence ATGCTAAAAGTAGCAGTTGTAGGCCTTGGGGATATCTCAAAGATTCATATTCCTGCTATTCAAAAAAACCCTTATGTTGAATTGGTTGCAGTTTGTGATATAGATGAGTCATTAGCTGAAACTGTACCAGGTGTTCAGTTTTATACAGATTACCATGTCATGCTTGACCACGAACCTTTGGATTGTGTTCATATCTGCTTGCCGCATAATCTCCACCTTCCTGCCACAAAAGCATGTGTTGAAAAGGGTGTTCACGTTTTACAAGAAAAGCCTTTGGCATTAACTACAGAAGAAGGTTTAGAATTAGTAAAGCTTGAAAAACAGAATCCGAATGTAAAAATTTGCATTTGTCATCAAAATCGCTATAACGAGACGTTCGAAATGTTGAAAAAGATCGTCCAAAGTGGAGCATATGGAAAGATTGTTGGCATCAAAGGGCTAGTTACTTGGTTTAGACCTAAGTCGTATTACGATGTAAAGCCTTGGCGTGGGAGAATGAAGTACGCTGGTGGTGGGGTTATGATTAACCAATCCATTCATACATTAGATTTAATACAGCTGCTAGGTGGAGAGATAGAATCAATTAAGGGTTCCATTACCCAACTATTAGATTATGGTATTGAAGTCGAGGATACCGCAGTAGCAAATATTACATTTAAAAATGGTGCAACAGGGTTGTTTTTTGCGACAAATTCTAATGCAGAAAACTCTAGTGTTGAATTACAAGTCACCTTTGAAAAAGGTAAATTCATCATTAAAGATAGTATTCTTACAAAAGTCGATGAAGATGGTAAAAAAGAAGATATCATTGAAGATGCAAAATTACCAGGTACCAAATTTTATTATGGTGCTAGTCATCTCAAGATCATTGATACTTTCTATTCTTGTATTCGAAACAACACACAAGATTACGTTCATGTAGAAGATGCATTGACCTCAATAGAAATCATTGATGCCATTCGTCAATCATCCGAATTAAATAAATCAATTGTGATGGAGGGGAACCAATATGCAAAAAGGTAA
- the yneA gene encoding cell division suppressor protein YneA → MKKESIAYIFTFFLVLLAITFVVSYTDKAESLDNFQQVTIENGDSLWEIAERFQDKSNISRQDFVKWVQDNNNLHSTLVKPGDIVFVPIEKKHNVQLNQLASD, encoded by the coding sequence ATGAAAAAAGAATCTATTGCATATATTTTTACTTTTTTCCTTGTATTACTAGCAATTACTTTTGTGGTTTCATATACTGATAAGGCTGAAAGCTTAGATAACTTTCAACAAGTTACAATCGAAAATGGAGATAGTTTATGGGAGATTGCAGAAAGATTCCAAGACAAATCCAATATTTCTAGACAAGATTTTGTCAAATGGGTTCAGGATAACAACAATTTACATTCCACTTTAGTGAAACCAGGTGATATAGTCTTTGTTCCAATTGAAAAAAAACATAATGTACAACTAAATCAATTAGCAAGTGATTAA
- a CDS encoding YneB family resolvase-like protein, with the protein MKAVIYCRVSTEKNTQESSLERQKEELIKLASLHAISIVKVIEERHSGYDVDRDGIIEAIALIKDKAASIILVQDDTRLGRGHAKIALLHEIQKHGARVLTLNEKGEPELSETDVMILNILSAVEEFQRKLVNYKIKRGMNRAIENGYNPIKNLSNQEQGGGREKIQVPIEEIVNLRKKKLTFHEIAATLRGVGYDVSKATVHRRYREYIDKQEE; encoded by the coding sequence ATGAAGGCTGTTATATACTGCAGAGTAAGCACAGAAAAAAATACACAGGAGTCTTCGTTAGAAAGACAAAAAGAAGAATTAATAAAACTTGCATCACTTCATGCTATTTCTATTGTAAAAGTTATTGAAGAAAGGCATAGTGGGTATGATGTGGATAGGGACGGGATTATTGAAGCGATTGCGTTAATTAAAGATAAAGCAGCTTCTATTATATTAGTTCAAGATGATACTAGACTTGGAAGAGGACACGCTAAAATTGCCTTGCTTCATGAAATTCAAAAACATGGAGCGAGAGTACTTACTTTAAATGAAAAGGGAGAACCAGAGCTATCAGAAACTGATGTGATGATTCTTAATATTTTATCGGCTGTAGAAGAGTTTCAAAGAAAGTTAGTTAATTATAAGATCAAGAGGGGAATGAACCGAGCTATTGAAAATGGGTATAATCCTATCAAAAATCTTAGCAATCAAGAGCAAGGTGGAGGACGAGAAAAAATACAGGTTCCCATTGAGGAGATAGTGAACCTTAGGAAAAAGAAACTTACCTTTCATGAAATCGCAGCAACTCTTCGAGGGGTAGGATATGATGTGAGTAAAGCAACTGTACATAGAAGGTACAGAGAATATATAGACAAACAAGAAGAATAA
- the sirA gene encoding sporulation inhibitor of replication protein SirA: MRHYYIYLIEEEFASHYFGRESKIYHLFQDFHWTTIHNKHSDVIGKQVNYITKPVPTLFIHQLLGTHLVNRKDYQKLHHIHKIELKGNRGDATLIVKETHLELSSDGSYEAETIFFEVLRKFDPCFLAMDLKAERYGWLNPIKERKFV; encoded by the coding sequence GTGAGACACTATTATATTTATTTAATAGAAGAAGAATTCGCTAGCCACTATTTCGGAAGAGAATCAAAAATATATCATCTGTTTCAGGACTTTCACTGGACAACCATACATAATAAACATAGTGATGTAATAGGAAAACAAGTGAATTATATTACTAAGCCAGTACCAACATTATTTATTCATCAGCTATTAGGGACTCATCTAGTGAATAGAAAAGATTATCAAAAACTTCATCATATACATAAAATTGAATTGAAAGGAAATAGAGGTGATGCAACCTTAATTGTAAAAGAAACGCATCTTGAGCTATCATCTGATGGTAGTTATGAGGCGGAAACGATTTTCTTTGAAGTATTAAGGAAGTTTGACCCTTGTTTTCTGGCAATGGATCTTAAAGCAGAGCGATATGGTTGGTTAAACCCTATTAAGGAGAGAAAATTTGTTTAA
- a CDS encoding transposase: protein MLLKVIIYAYTQKVYSGRQIEKLLTENFYFMWLSGSQTPDFRTINRFRSDRMKDIIY from the coding sequence ATGTTACTTAAAGTCATCATTTATGCGTATACACAAAAAGTTTACTCAGGAAGACAGATAGAAAAGTTACTAACCGAAAATTTCTACTTTATGTGGTTAAGTGGTAGTCAAACTCCTGATTTTCGAACGATCAATCGGTTTCGATCTGACCGTATGAAAGACATTATCTATTAA